One genomic window of Papilio machaon chromosome 17, ilPapMach1.1, whole genome shotgun sequence includes the following:
- the LOC106711641 gene encoding hemicentin-2, with amino-acid sequence MTQLVAVAGEPVYLPCDIATQDEDDAVLLVLWYREDLGTPIYSVDARERDFGVAERWSDESVFASRAYFLPERRPAELGVDRVRASDQGIYRCRVDFKQAQTRNSRVNLTVIVPPSKMVITDDKGDVKQAIVGPYIEGDTFTLKCDVSGGRPRPWVKWFRDEIEVDTPAVPLAGGGVRGVLHVGPLTRSDVRAALTCRASNHLRAHPIETTLTLDMNFPPLSVHILGSNQPLSASRRYDLLCQSSGSRPPASITWWKSGHRINNAKETLSSDGNTTTSTVSLQLTKSDAGAKLACRASNPQMPSVAALEDDWLLDIQYVPETTVRLGTNLDPKNIKEGSDVYFDCVIKAHPYVYKVEWRHNGKSLVHNIGHGIIITNQSLVLQGVGRKTAGNYTCVGFNAEGDGESKPFTLNVLYAPTCRSSQQRVHGVAKQERAHITCHVDANPADVTFRWTFNNTANSNEVSDGYVSRSGTSSTVSYTPRTEMDYGTLLCWAHNRIGKQRVPCVYHIIAAGRPDQVHNCTVVNASLTSFGVRCSEGFNGGLPQSFLLEVREIITQEIIANVSSAVPRFTAVGLEPGKTYAAAVLAYNAKGRGDPYPLRASTLRPPEKHHVHDKSLDLPRTAFQISGAMSAAVGGGGVLMVVLVLFMVAVRQKCAKRKPRSAPPPASQPASPDKLREKDDSESDDRNPDIIPSDTDHMQIDYFRHQQVSTISPPPGNRAPRGSVAGVRGSIPAYCPLRTGPPTHPQMHDTTNAPSSIPPPARFASGACTLPRGAGACGTSGAGIPLQHLRTLPRPLPAPAPAPRHTPRDTPL; translated from the exons ATGACCCAGCTAGTAGCGGTAGCGGGGGAGCCGGTATACTTACCGTGTGACATCGCAACACAAGACGAAGATGACGCCGTACTTCTTGTCTTATGGTACAGAGAAGATCTTGGAACACCTATATATAG TGTGGATGCTCGAGAACGTGACTTCGGTGTAGCAGAACGGTGGTCAGATGAAAGCGTATTTGCTTCAAGAGCTTATTTCCTACCGGAGCGGAGGCCAGCTGAGCTGGGTGTGGACCGCGTCAGAGCATCCGACCAGGGGATATACAGATGTCGAGTTGACTTCAAACAGGCTCAGACGAGAAATTCCAGAGTCAATTTGACTGTTATAG TTCCGCCAAGTAAAATGGTGATAACAGACGACAAAGGTGATGTGAAGCAGGCGATAGTCGGTCCATACATCGAAGGGGATACGTTTACGTTGAAATGCGATGTATCTGGAG GCAGGCCTCGTCCCTGGGTGAAGTGGTTCCGTGATGAAATCGAGGTGGACACCCCTGCGGTGCCACTGGCAGGCGGCGGAGTGCGGGGCGTGCTGCATGTAGGCCCGCTCACACGCTCCGATGTGCGCGCCGCACTAACCTGTAGAGCCTCTAATCATCTCAGGGCACATCCTATTGAAACTACCCTCACTTTGGATATGAATT TTCCACCATTAAGCGTGCATATTCTTGGGTCAAATCAACCACTATCAGCAAGTAGAAGATATGATTTGCTCTGTCAGAGCTCCGGTTCTCGACCTCCTGCTTCTATCACATGGTGGAAGAGCGGACACAGAATAAACAACGCTAAGGAAACG CTATCATCAGATGGAAATACAACAACTTCAACTGTGTCTTTACAACTGACCAAATCAGATGCGGGAGCCAAGTTGGCGTGCCGGGCGTCCAATCCTCAAATGCCCTCCGTAGCTGCGTTGGAAGACGATTGGTTGTTAGACATACAAT atgTTCCCGAAACTACAGTAAGATTAGGAACAAATTTGGACCCTAAGAATATTAAAGAAGGTTCAGACGTATATTTTGACTGTGTAATCAAGGCGCATCCTTACGTATACAAAGTAGAATGGAGACATAAT ggTAAATCACTGGTACATAATATAGGACatggaataataataacgaatCAGTCGCTTGTCTTGCAAGGAGTTGGCAGAAAAACAGCTGGAAATTATACATGCGTCGGATTTAACGCCGAAGGGGATGGAGAGAGCAAGCCATTCACGTTAAACGTATTAT ATGCTCCGACGTGCCGAAGCTCCCAGCAAAGGGTGCACGGCGTGGCAAAGCAGGAGCGCGCACACATCACCTGTCATGTTGACGCCAACCCCGCTGACGTCACC ttTCGCTGGACATTCAACAACACGGCGAACAGTAACGAGGTGAGCGATGGTTACGTGTCTCGTTCGGGCACTAGCTCTACCGTCAGCTACACACCACGCACCGAGATGGACTATGGCACTTTGCTCTGTTGGGCACACAACCGTATCGGCAAGCAGCGTGTACCCTGCGTCTATCATATCATAGCTGCCG GTCGACCAGATCAAGTGCACAACTGTACAGTTGTGAACGCGTCATTAACGTCATTTGGGGTTCGTTGTTCAGAAGGTTTCAATGGTGGATTACCACAATCGTTTCTACTTGAAGTCCGTGAAATTATTACACAG GAAATTATAGCAAATGTCTCGAGCGCTGTGCCGCGCTTCACAGCCGTCGGTTTAGAACCAGGCAAGACGTACGCGGCCGCTGTTCTAGCATACAATGCCAAGGGTCGAGGTGACCCATACCCTCTGAGAGCAAGTACTTTACGGCCCCCGGAAAAACATCATGTACATGATAAGAGTTTAG ATTTACCAAGAACAGCCTTTCAAATATCCGGAGCGATGTCAGCAGCGGTAGGTGGCGGTGGCGTACTTATGGTCGTACTGGTCCTGTTTATGGTAGCAGTTCGACAGAAGTGTGCCAAAAGGAAGCCGCGGTCAGCCCCGCCGCCAGCCTCACAGCCTGCCTCGCCTGATAAACTACGAGAAAAGGATGATAGTGAAAGTGACGATAGAAATCCAGATATAATACCATCCGACACAGATCATATGCAG ATTGACTACTTTCGTCATCAGCAAGTGTCAACAATCTCCCCTCCTCCGGGGAACAGGGCGCCGCGGGGGAGCGTGGCGGGCGTACGGGGTAGCATACCCGCCTACTGTCCGCTCAGGACAGGTCCACCAACGCATCCACAGATGCACGATACTACG AACGCACCATCGAGCATTCCGCCACCGGCGCGCTTCGCTAGCGGTGCGTGCACATTGCCGCGCGGAGCGGGCGCGTGCGGCACAAGCGGAGCGGGTATCCCCCTCCAGCACCTGCGCACACTGCCCCGCCCGctgcccgcgcccgcgcccgcgccccgcCACACGCCGCGCGACACCCCGCTCTGA